The genomic interval TTAATCCCCCCTTTTTGGCCATGCTTGTTACGAGGGCAGAGGTTTTGTTCGCGGCTTTTAGGTTTACGGTCAAGGCTGTGTTGCAGAGCTTTACGGAGTCAGTTTTGATGGAGGAGGCGTACGATGAGAGATACTTGTAGCAAAGGGCTGGATATAATGTTGAATTGCAAGACGTTTTGATAAAGTTCTTGTAGATTTTGAGGGAATTAGATTTGGCTGTTGTGGACGTTCCAGCTAATGTTGGGTTGATATTTGAAATCAGAAGAAGAACGGTGAGAGCAAAGAATAGACGTGAACATGATGGGATTGTAAAACTTCTAGCTTCCAtgttccaatcttttaatttgaattaaccTCTTAATTGCATTGAAAAGAGTGTAGAGAAGATCCCATTTTATAGGCAGCCTCTCATGCTCTCTCAGATGACATGTTTAGAATGCAGAATAATTTGGAACTCTTTTAAGTCTTGTACagcaatataataataattgacaaGTAACCTAGCAGTCTAAGGCATTGAAAAAGATGACATGTAAGCGTGGGAGATGAGATGGCACATGATATGTAGAATAGATCTTccagaggaaaatgaaaaccCCTTATTATTTCggtaaattaatcatttttccttttatgcttcGAACTCATCAAA from Citrus sinensis cultivar Valencia sweet orange chromosome 9, DVS_A1.0, whole genome shotgun sequence carries:
- the LOC102623113 gene encoding pectinesterase inhibitor 4, coding for MEARSFTIPSCSRLFFALTVLLLISNINPTLAGTSTTAKSNSLKIYKNFIKTSCNSTLYPALCYKYLSSYASSIKTDSVKLCNTALTVNLKAANKTSALVTSMAKKGGLRPAEKAVIEDCNEEIDDCVDELRKASNVLDNLRDALNKEDQMADIKTWVSAAMTDEDTCMDEFEENNVRESVKNKIKKSIVDLRKITSNSLALINRLSN